The genomic stretch TGAATATAGACATACCCTAGCTAGCGGGAAACGCACTGAACAAATGCCACAAAGAAGATCTCGAAACGAGCTACATGAAGGGAGAAGTCAGGACTAGATAGAGAGACAGCCCCAGTCCTTCTATTCTTTGAGCTTCAATTCTACGGTCTTATTGGCTGATTTTAATTAAATCCTTGGTTTATATGCAGTTTTCCAATCATTGATAAAGTATCTAGGCTAAGCACCTTTCTCAAAGACGGATGACGATGGCTgtattaaaaatgaaacattctACAGTGCGCTGTCAAAGCTTTCATTCAGTAGGACAGTGTCTTGATGATCAGTCTTTTGAAGTTGTTCATCTTCCCTTGCTAATAACATCCTCTGAGAACTGTTATCTAAGCTTCCTACACTTGCGTTGTTGTCATCTACTAATTTCAAGTCATTGTAGTTGTGGTTTTCTTCGTCTTTTATCTTCGTTTGCTCGCCGCTGACATCAAACGTCACCTCACATTTTCTGGCAAAAGGGCCGGTAACTAACTCATTTTTACTCCGCAGAATTGCTCCCTCTTGTCTCGAAAAATCAACACTATTGCGAACCTGTGAAGGGTAGTCCGAACCTCTTGATCTTGAGAATATTATTGCGGAGGTATTGCGTCGAGTACCGTCTGTTTaaataaagtaaagaaaataaataaatatatacaatcAGAGTTTATTTTAAACAGGAACAGCTCTAGCCATGAAGTATCCAATTGCAGGACCTCAAGAAAACGGCTAAACGCTTCCCTAAAGGAGCTAACCGCTGAGCTGTTACACCTTTACCCCTCTGATGTTATCAAAGTCTTTTCTAGCTGGCGACGCTTAGCGTGCATAGCATTGTGGATGATTATAATTGGCCGATCTGAGGTTGTTGCGAGTGAGACTGGATCGGAGCTGTGTCAAATTTGCACCATGGAACTGTTTTGGGGAGACTATTGCAATTTTGTTGTGAAAATCACGAAGTTGCGCGGGAAGTTGGACCGAAGTCACTGGCGTCCCTCCCCTCTACcgcctaaaaaaaacaacaacaacaacaacaccagtTCGAAACAACATCGACCCCCTCAAGGAAACGACTGAACCGACCAAGTGAACTAAGCCCCGAACAGGGGCAAAAATGCTCTAGGCCTCCCGCCATAAGTGTCCACAGTCTCGCTGCTATTATAAATAGCAACTGTGGTCGCAGCCTCATGGATCAGAGCATTATAAGCGGATCTCTACCAAGTGACATGCCTAGAAGACTTGTTACTTTGGGCAGAGTTGCGGGAGTCCGATTAGTTTACTGCTGTTAAGGGAGTGCATGTATGGGTTGCGATGGTAACTAACTCCTGATTTGCGAGTAAACTCGGCGTCTGTTGAACACTATGGTCGTTACACGAAAAAGAATGAAAGGTGAGAGTACGAAGGCGCAAGGGAAGACAAAGAAAGCGGGATGGTGGAAACAACATCATTTGCTGCCTTCCCTTTCCCTATACGTTGCAAACTTTTGTTGCCGATGCGGCACCAGTTTTGACACTTGGATGGGAAGAAAATGTAGACTTTCCACAGTCCCCCTTCAGTTTTTCCgaaagatcatcgagatcgagcgctttgcgttacgtgCGACCATCCTGGTCTCAAATGTTCCGAGTCTAGCCTGGCGATGAACGTGAAACTTCAACCTGACTTAGGGACGCCtgccccctcggtacatatgAAACCAAAATGGCCACCCGCACCGGGAAGTGCACGATCCTGACTATCTttcgaaaaaataggggactgtgaagaGTTTACAAGAAATGTAGAGCACAGCTTTTGTTCAAGAAAGCAACATGATTACGAAGAGAAAGTTAATTAAGACCCCGCATCACTGTCCATGACTACCTAACCTCAACCCTTTGCTCTTGAGGCCAGAGGAACGGAACAGCCAATGCCCTTATTTTACTTACCAAAGAAAGAGCCATCAGGCTGCTCTCCTCCACAaactgacaaaattttcttgaaGATGTAAATGTACCCTTTTCTGTATCTTTGACTCATCTTACCGTACAAAACTGGATTAATGAGAGCGTTCACAAGGGAGAACATACCGATGATGACAACCAGCGAGTGATTAATTTGTCCCGTAACCATACTGTAGAGGTTTATCAACtaaaaatcaaaaagaaaaaacggtaTGAAAAAGCCAATGTACGTTTCTAGTATTAATTTGCGCAAGCTTCCTTTTTACGATCTCACACATAGTGtaggaaacaaaaataaattgacaaaaactaaaagaaaaaagctgAGGTTACAGAGGTTTCGTAAGACTGTGACCTCTCCGGTTAATGCAAATGACCAGCATTTTCGTACAGTGCTGTTTATTACACTGTACAAGTatattttttgttcaataaCTTTGAGGGGTGAGAATATCGGAAATGAGCCTTGTTAAAGAACACTCTGGCTTGGCGAAGTATCAGTTAATTGCGACCCGATTGTGCGCATCTCGAGAAATCTTTGGACCTTTTTTGAATAACACCGAAAGCAAAAAAATCTTCTAGCTAAGTTGTTTatttgagaaaagaaaagaaaaactatacCACGAACACGTTGTTAGCAAACTCGGTTTTAGGGTGGGGAACATGTTTTGCGGGTTACGCCAGATCAACTTAATGAAAACGTTGAAATGCCGACAAAGGCATTCGTCTGTCAACTGTAAAGGTTGTATAAATTAAAGTTGATATTGTCGGCTTTAGAGAAAGACAAAGAAGTAAAGACCTGCTTGATCTTTGTGTTGTTCTTCGGAACTACTCTTTTAGGCTTCAACTGAAATGGAAACCCTTAATTTATaaacaagaaagaaataaaaggaACACGAGAAAGCTGAATCTTATTGATCTGAGATATAGGAAACTCCCGGAATTAAAAGTATTCGGCCTGATCGTACAAGGTTGACCACGCTTcagaaaaatgtaaatatttgtCCTCTGAATAATCGGTAACTTGAAAtattttatgcaaaattttaccACGTAAATAACTTATCCTAACTTGAACAATTAGATGACAGAAATACCGAGTAAGCTGGAAATGTTGGGGCACTTTTGAACAATTGAAgctttgtttttcctttaaaaatctCTTAGCTTCTTTTAAACTTAAGATAATTTTAATGATGAAAATCACGTCTCGAAGGATTAACGGGGATTGATGAAAACACTACTTACATTGTTATGTGTCACCTATTCGATGCAATGAAAATCCGCCCATAAATAATATCATCTTGTAGACCCTTTTTAGgagttttgattgttttttataTTGTAAGGAACCTTCGCCAACTCGATCATAACAAGCCAAGAAATAGTTTTCTCCCGGAATGCTTACATAATGAACTTTTACGAGCAAAATAAACTTTATTAGTTGACAGAGCTAATAGATTGTCCATGTTATGGGTGTATTCTGACAGATCCACTACAATGGCTGGCCTAAAGACTTGGACTAAATCCATACCAAGACAACGTACAGATCAACAAGGagaatatatttcggcagtacATTTCAATTAATCATTGAAGCTAGTGTTGAAATACCTCTAGCTTTAAATTTCTTAGTATTAGCTCTTTTGTTCATATTAGAATCTGGTCACTTGATTCAGTCAAAATGAAAGTACACTTACTCGACCTTACACACATAAAAATACGCAGTACACGCACTACTTACCAAATAAGGCAGCCAACTGATGTAATACAACACTACTACAATCGCCATCATAGCTGACATTTGCTTTACTTGTCGAGTGCCCGCAGTTTCCCGCGCCTGATGAGTTTTGGCGCCAGTTTGCTTGGCAGCGGCCATGGTGCTCTGTCGTTTGACAAATTTCCCGCTTGTAACTTTGATTGCAATGAAGCAAATCAAAACAACAATTAGCTGAAGTATACCGACACTCTCGATGATATAACCGTATACCAGTCCAAAATCAAACAACTGATAAAAGCAATATCCCTCTCGATAGCCCGGCACCCCCACTCCAATAAATGGCAAAATCGCcatgaacaaagaaaacaaccaGATAGCAATGACAGCCTTCCTAGCCCTTCCAGTTGTGACAATGATATGGTGTTGTAGCGGCCGCGTCAATAGAATGGCCCTATCACCCGATATCAGAGTTATCGTGCACACCGAGGCAATACGGAATGTATAAGTGAGTATTACAAACACGGCGCATGATGCTCGAGTCCAAAGATGCGGGCCAATAAAGTTGTTCATAATGTTTACCATCTGCAATGGAATAGCGGCGTTTATGACATCGGCCATTGATAGCGAAAATAACAGTAGGTCTGCTATGTTCCACGGTCTGTATCGATACAGTGTTGTGATGATAAGGAAATGTCCGCAAATCAAGACAATTACCACAACTTCTACCACCAGTCCAAGAGTAGGATCAGCTTGAAACGGAGTCGGTGTGGTGATTGTCGTTGTGGTCCCATTTTGTGAATCGTTAAGAAAGAAACTTAGGGATGTTGGTAATTGCGACATTACAGCGAAAAGCTTCAGTGTGACTGTCTTGACAGTGGTGCAGAAGAGACAATGATAGTCCCTATGGGGGCTGCATAGTCTGGGTTGACGTttaaaaactaagcaaaatatCGGACAGAATTTCCTTGCCTGACGCCTCTGTTTTGGAATGTGTCTACTAAAAGACAGGATATTTACTCAATGTTATCGTTTAACTGATAATTCCGGTTGTAATAAATGATTGTACGACTCTCTATTTGCTTTAATTGACACCATAATTGTTTACCTTGCGAAATTGTCTCGCGGGAAACTCAATGCCGACAAACAGCTGATCCAGTTTGGACAAACTCATTATTAATATGGTACGATTTCATTTGACGCCAGTATTTTTTGTAAGGAGAACCAAATCGATAATATTCAGTTATTCTTGTTAAGCTAGCAAAAGATGTTTTAGCGGAAGAGTGATTGTCTCATACCAGtcagaaacaaaataataataagtaaatgACAGGTTTCAGTTTTACAATAAACGTCTGTTTTATATATAAGTATGGTACATTATTTTGGTAGAGCAATTTGTCTGTGTAATGAGGTTCTAACTTTTACTGTTTGTTTCGTTTCTAACAGACGACAGGCAAATACCGTCTGTTTCCTAAGTTATACTGATTACGGGTAAAGTCTACGATCAAAACTTAtatggttttttaaaatccGTTAGTATCGGGTTCAGTTTCCATTTGATTTCTTCAGTCGGCTCAGTCACATCCAGCTGAACATGCTTGGGAAGGGACAATATCAAAAACTGcgacttttttcactgtttttttacTCGCACCAGCTCGACCATCTCTAAAAGGAAACTCGAGgttctgtgaacaggctaaattCTGCAtaaaatttttctctcttgcatgcTAATATGAGTTGAAAATACCAgatgtttttaaattaaaatttgcatgCAAGTTCCTGCCTTCATGCGTACTCTTGCTCTATCTGTATGGCTAACAGTTAACTGACACATTGAAAAAAGATACTCACCGTCAAAAAGGTTAAAAACCTTCAAAGCACGGTTGACTTTCCTGGTAGAACATGTTGTGTGGGCGGTCGGTGTAAATGGAGCTCAATTTTTGGTTGACCTGTGCTTAACCGAGAAAGTACTGGGTATTTCAAGATGAAGGAAGATGGCGGATGATTCGACAGAAGTTCGACCATGAGCGCTGTCGAACGAGACGTAGTCCGCTGCATGCAGCATTGTACTAATAGGATGAATATTTTCTTCACGAACTTCCCTGACACTTGTCCAATCTGTAGTAAATCGCTTAAGAGTTGCTCCTTAATTATTCCGCCGTTTCGTGTTCCTTGCCCGTTTGTTTCTCAGAGAAACGTTTCTCGTGTGATATTGGTGAAGCCAACGAGAGGTTCATTTATGAGGTAGGAATGTAATATAACCCAAGAGTGGAACATGTAGGCAGTAAAATTTACTTTAACTTTTCGAAATATTCAATAGTTGAGATCTTTCTCCTTCCCCATCCGGCCGGGGTTCATACATGTGCATGTCACTTCATTACTTTTTTCTGAAGGGGACATCTGgggtccggggggggggggggggactcccatatgagaGTGACAgagatgctcgtcgtctcgcttacgGGGATCAATTGCAGAATTTGGTttcacttagggtgtttgggaCGAAAAGTCACTATATTGGTCCGTTTTCC from Porites lutea chromosome 1, jaPorLute2.1, whole genome shotgun sequence encodes the following:
- the LOC140933625 gene encoding thyrotropin-releasing hormone receptor-like, with protein sequence MADVINAAIPLQMVNIMNNFIGPHLWTRASCAVFVILTYTFRIASVCTITLISGDRAILLTRPLQHHIIVTTGRARKAVIAIWLFSLFMAILPFIGVGVPGYREGYCFYQLFDFGLVYGYIIESVGILQLIVVLICFIAIKVTSGKFVKRQSTMAAAKQTGAKTHQARETAGTRQVKQMSAMMAIVVVLYYISWLPYLLINLYSMVTGQINHSLVVIIGMFSLVNALINPVLYGKMSQRYRKGYIYIFKKILSVCGGEQPDGSFFDGTRRNTSAIIFSRSRGSDYPSQVRNSVDFSRQEGAILRSKNELVTGPFARKCEVTFDVSGEQTKIKDEENHNYNDLKLVDDNNASVGSLDNSSQRMLLAREDEQLQKTDHQDTVLLNESFDSAL